The genome window gttttgcttccaTAAAAAGccgatttttaacaaattcttatttactgtttttgggtgtatttatattaattttctcagaatttaattctcttcATGTTTTGTTAccaaatcttccgcatttattagtcatttaacaaacctATTGTAATACAACCTTGTAATACAACTTGTTTTCCgacgtaaaattttgttttacgtatcTAAATTGTGTTTTGAGGTATCTAGAAGAGTAGTTCAAAActgtaaagtattttgtaaaatttttaatagtcttCATGAGGATGTTCACTTCTCAGCGCTCGTGTTTCATTTGAACATCTACCAgtacatgatgatgatgaaaaggaaaatattattcaggtgatagaatttaatttatttagaatttcattACGTAGAATTAGGAACCAGTAATTTAGtgaaagtataatttaaagattattttagtatggtttttgaattttttatacagaaaatgaaaaaagaagcaaaacCATATATGAGTGcttttttgaaatactctattgcAGCACCAGCAGAGAATCAGGACTCATTTAAAggtgtaagttaattttttagtgaaaaccttttgtaaatattgttgagtatattgataattttttaaatttcatattttactttcattttatgagaatttcttttacattttacatttaagtttattGTGTTAAAAACTGTTTCCCGGCGGTgagtcttactctttaagactttggaGATTGACGTTCCCACAGCCCTAGAACATGCAGCTTTACATCCTACTACAAATTGAGCTGCTGAACGTTTTGCACAATACACATACACCATATCAtaaactacacaaattacaacttACAATCTTAGACAGCAATACAACAACAATTTACACTGTcccttcttacatttacactctgTGGTGTTGCGATACTTTACGAAACGCAACTGTAACCCAAGCTAGAAACTATTGTGCTGATGGGTGGTTGGCTCTACATAGTGAACCATGACGATGTACTCCGGGCACCAGGATGAACCCGGTTGTATGAAGCCCTAGTTTCAGTACACCCGCGCTCTGCTGCAGTGATCTGTTATATCGCCGGTACTCATGGAAAACTTATGTCAATCCCAATGAATATTCCTTTGGTGGTGgttggtccacttgaaaaaaccaaaaaacccaGTTGTTATATTGAGACTTCAACCGACTTTGTCAACCAAAGATTTAGCTAGTGGTGAGGAAACGAGTGGGGGTAAAATTTTCTTGTGTGATGTTTCTTGTGGTGAGGTACAGTAAGGAAGGTAAATCTTTTGATAAGGTTTCTCCCTTCCTGATAAATAAATCCGTTGTAAAAATTCATGGTCCtccaaaatctgttaaaaaataataagtggcGCCCAGCTTTTTGAAGTAAACAATGAAGAACAGTGCCGGAAACTGCTAACCCTTAAGATACAGGGAAGGATATCCCTCTTGAGCATGAGGGGGGTCGCTTTGGTGTGGTGAGGCCGTGGACACTCCGCTTCCGGTGCCTGAGGGCGTTTCTCAGGCAACGTTTTTAGTGATTATGGCTGATGGTCATGTGGGTAAGTAATAAGTTGGTAAGTAGTTGAGttgtgacccaccgggttggtctagtggtgaatgcgtcttcccaaatcagcagatttggaagtcgagagttccagcgttcaagtcctagtaaagccagctatttttacatggatttgaatactagatcgtggataccggtgttctttggtggttgggtttcaattaaccacatatctcaggtatggtcgaactgagaatgtacacaactacacttcattcacactcatacatatcatcctcattcatcttctgaagtattatctaaacagtagttaccggaggctaaacaggaaaaagaaagaaagaaagaaaaaagtagttgagttgtgtgtgtgttAGATGGCGGGTGTATGTTTGTGTACTCTgggtgagattgtggaaattaattaaatgttgagTGTGTTTTGATGGATAAGTTATCCTTGTGGCCATGTTTTCATGATTGCTGTGCGCTtgtcttgtgttggcttgattgtatgaatgtatagaTGTGTGTGGTACATCTTAGTACTAGTCAGTGTGCTATTTTTCTGGATGTTTTCCtcctttaggtatttgtggtTTACAGTATGTGAGCTTAGTGATCTGGTATCgatgatgtttgcttgtggagacTGAATGTGTATGTAGGTGCTTACCCCCCTCctaaagtaatgctttattagcagtttcccaggaggtggggtcgccaggggtggaggtttagttagtagtgcgcaggaatacatacgcattttctgtaacagattgcagaacctgttagcgagttcgACACGCTTTGGTGCCTGTAAATGAGGCTCCTCCACcaccaaaaaaagagaaaaaaatatataatagggaAGGGAGTGGTAGTGAAACCCCATAGACGCTGAATTTCAGCAAGGACGTGATCTTTTACTGCAACTTGGCTCATATAGAGTTAcctgaaataacaaaatagttatcAATACGGCTGTACAGGACATGATGACATCACATGCGCTGAAGTAGAAAAATGTGCAAATTTTAAAGGTATACACTCAGGAAGATCTCGAGAATGtcccatttataaataataaaaagctgtTCTCAAGATATGTACTGAACAGAAAGTTTTATTTCCTGTGGCTCATCAAGAATTTAGAAAATCCCTCAGAGAATTTTGATCAACCTAGTGTAAGTCTTGTTCAGGCTCTCTCTTCTAACAATATACAAGAATTGAATGAATGCAGATCTTACAAAGTACTGACCAAATTAGTAGAAGCTTTATCAGACGAAGTGAAATTCTTGATGGCTGCTATTATAGAACTGGGTACTGGCAAGAAGGTAACTCCTGCTAAAAAAAACCGATGGTGGTTTTTCTAAATCCACAGCAGTGGTTACACTATCACAAAAGTTCCTGTTGCACCGATTATGCAGCAAACACCCAAGATCTCTGTGAAGGAATCTATTAAAAGCATTTCCTGGTACGGCATCTCCGTCCTCCCAGGCTTCCAAGTCCCCTCAACCATCTTGAGGTTTCTATTAGGATGTGAAGCACTTTTTAAAGGTCATAAAACccataaaaagaaaaaccggatAGTATTTGGTAAGTAATTTGCACGTAGAGTTTTTATacataaaggaaaaaagtattttttatttttgcggtCTCTGTTCTCGCCGTGAGGATATGAAAtccttttaaaggaaaatatccTTTAAGAGACTCACCTTCGTCCACAGGATGAAAAGATGCGACCACCAAACCTGAGGCCAGAGGATGTGAAGGTGTGGCTGTTTTTCTGAAGGAAATCGTAATATCCACCCGCATTCCGCAGAATGACAAACAATCCTTGCTGTCTCAGGGAAGACATGGGCGCCATTTAAAGTGAATAACTGCAGCTCATACCTTCCTCCAAATTCCGATATCAATGAGGCTGATCTGTCCAGTCTGTTTTCCCAGATTCCTTTACCCTGCCCAATTGGCGCTATTGGCCCATCGCTATTCATGGGCGTCACTCATCATCGTAGTAAGACACTATAGTTGATcgaatgaggtaaaaccatagaTCTCAGCTTATTAAACGATGGATCGTACACATTTATCtcatcttcatcaggtacatttttGTGCATCGATCTATCGTTCTGTTCAACAATCTTACTCTTAAGTTTGCGTCTTTTCTGGCGCATTTCCAAAAACTAAATTGTAAGCGAATCATAGACCGGTTGTTATCTCGGTCGATAACAGTGATTTGCTTCAAGAGTTAGTCACACAGCCATATACGTTGTTCAGAAAACGGACTGGATAGATACAAGGATTCCTTCGACCAATGTGACAAGAGTGGTAACGCGATCCACAAACTAACCTTGTTTACACACCTAATTCTCGACATCGCAAATGAATTCATCCATTTTAACATCTGGAAGGCCAAGGCGGTCCGCCTTTCCTTGGTGGGATGAAGACTGCAGGCGTGCATTAAGGGATCGTCGCAGGGCTTTGCGTAATTTCAATCGAAGGCCTACGACTGAATTTCTCTGCGTCTTCCGCAATGCAAGGGCTGTTTGACGTCGATTATTTAGGTGTACTAAGTGCAAATTATGGCTGAATTATGTCAAATTTATTTCACGGACAACACCATAATCTATTGTATGAAAAGTTCATCACGACAATCTCGGCAGCCGATTGGACTGGAAAACACGGGAATCCTCGTCACCGGCCCGATTGATGTGGCAAACACGTTTGGAAACTCGTTTAGGTTAGTTTCACTCGCATCATCTTACTGTCTTGAGTTTATGAGGTATAAAATGCAAGTACGAAATATCACGTTTGTGATTGGAGACTTAGAGACTCTcgaaatgaattaaacataactttctcttttgatgaTCTAAGGTATGCCTTGACCAATTCGTATGATACTTTCCCCAGAAATGACAATATCAGTTTTAGTTTGTTAATATACCTCCAAGGTACTCCATTACAGCATCGTTTgtgtatttacaataaaatattttctgatcagttttttccagattcttggtcagaagcatactgaaacctggtaaagataaatcatgaCCTTCAAGTTATCATCCTATCTTCTTAACTAGTACTATGTTCAGGTTAATGGAACATATGGTAACCGTCATAGTGTGGTACTTTGAGAGAAACTCACTAGTTGCCCCCAAACAGGCAACTACCTGGCTGTTTTTGCTAAGGTAGATCGTCTATCGATCATGTAGTTGCTCTTGAATCTAACATTCAAAATGCCTTTCTACGTCCATTTGACCTTCAAATGTTTCTTCATGGTAAACCAGCTGAAGTATGCATGCGGGTtagttttttatgaatgaatttttaaatagatttttaggaATGGTAGACCAACAACTAACGTGGGTCATTTAAAGGAGATaaaggtaaaatgtttaaaaattctagatgCATTGCTTATTTGTCTGCATGGGCTACTGCTATACTTCATGCAatccatcattcatttatccatCTCTCTGCAAGTATGTTTCACTCAAACCCCTTCGTAATTCTACTagtggacagtggtgagccatctctttgaAATAGACAAAGCCAAATGATGTCCTATGTAGATCGCATTAAAGCGTAACCAAGTCGTCTCACCTTTGACGCAGTATTCTCCAACCAGCATGTTAATCAATATGAGGAAGATCTACTGCTCCTCTAGCCATCAGCTTTTCTTATTCCTAACAATTATCTCCAGTTACTCAACATTATTACTTCCCTTGGTGGCCTTCCCTCGTGATTTATTGCCTTAGTTTCAGACGATATCAAATAAAAGAACATGAATCAGTTATCTTatgagaaagattttttaatatagtaaatagcATGAATCCAGAAGCTATAGTTGATACAGATGGCACTAGACATGATAAttatgttggttgtgcttttgtggttgccAATAGAACATATGAGTACATGTCTGGTCTTTCTAGAATTTAttaaggccttaaatatacttaGCCGAGCATTCTGACGTGTACTTGATTAAGATTCAATGAGCTCCTTGTAGGCaattagtgacatgtactccagacaccctattGTCTGTGGTATACAGTCGCTATCTCTAAAATGACTAAGCGtaacacaactgtgagcttctgctggaatTTCAGACAATGAGTACATTGGTTATGTGGCAAAAGAGGTTTGTTTTGCAGTCTCCGTTCActaattttgttgttttgaaatatcttatttgttttataaagatgtTGGTTCAtaatgagtggcaaagtgaatggaatgctaccatcaacaataaactttgtccagttaagaacactgtgtcaccatGGGATTCTTCATGTAGGAATAATCATCGTGAGGtggttattatttgccatttgcgaatagggcacactaggctcactcatggatatctgatgactcagagTGATGCACTCGTTTGTGTTCTCTGTGACTGCCAACTAAAGGTGCACCACATCCTTATGGATTGTGTCTGCTATAAGGCATTgcatcagaaatttaaaattggggttagtatcagaaatattttaggaatttagCTACGATATCCAAAGTCTTATCATTTCTTAAGGCTGTGcatctgtattcaaatatttgattattattattattataatgtcttTCATCcagttttgttgttttaagttaattttcaatattattttttattgcaattttattttgcttttagaatATTGAATACGGGTAcagcaatataatttttaattacttatgatAGTAATATTTGTCAGATTGCTGACAACGACACTTCAttgtgcgcccaggaaaaaaaataaaaagggtttttgtgaaaatattgatTTGGTAACTTAATAAAGtgcattttatattacttctgAAAGAGTCCACATCTAACAACAGAGTTGAATGTTTTCAATTCAGCCGTTCTCTACGATAGTGTTAGCTTCTCTGCCTTTCATCAGATAGGTAttgattttatctaataaaaatgggAGTGATGCTGGATCAAAGATATTTGTTTCAGTATTATGTAGTAATTAAGCAAGGATATTATTTCTTCATCttcataaacttaaattaaatctggtataaaattttatgtaaaaacagtattatttagtaaatataagtgaaaaaactatttatcctATAAATTACGCAGAAATattctttagaaaatatttgatgCAGTTTCTTTCTCGAGctgaaaaaaatatgtgaaaatatatttctagatAATATTTCTGCAGAATCATGATGCAGTTTCTTCCTCATTCAATAGgaaatttgtatgtatttttggAATGTTAGATGATAAGaatgcagttataaaaaaaactattgttggTTTTAAAAGTTAAGCAGATAATCACCTTAAAAGCTATAACATTAATGCTGGAAgataaaataacttacaaaaattcTACTACTGAATGAATGATTCAATTTAAAGATGTATCTACTATGAATTTAGAAAACTGTgagatatgtttaaaaaaatgtaggctaTAGCATGTTACTaaagcatataaataaaattttcactatgTTGATACTTGTGATTGTTTCTTGGGTAGTTACAGCAAAAGAAATTAAGAACAGATGATTAATTATGAAGGAAAGGAGAATGAAGTCACTAGCTATTGGAATGaggtaattttgattaaaaggAAGATgtagtaattgtttattaaaggtgaattaaataaataataaatagaataaatcattacattattcatttggtgattttaaatttttgtgtaagtGGTGGTGTGGCCACCTTTCAGTTCAAAAAGTAGTATTtctagttacataaaaaaatatttgcagcaTTTGCTgtgcaaaaaaaagttaattctaatGAAATGCTAAAAGTTGTTGTTGgggtttttttgttgtaatttttattgttgtaacattgtaaataagattttaaaaagtagaaaaactgAAGCACTTTCTAAAATActcaaaaatgtatttcttaaaattctctaAATACATTGAGTAGTTATGTTTACATaattcattctattaaaaaaagatcttttattttaatgtatacattttcaagttatttctaatggatgatttatgaaaaaattaacacgtATTCAAGAATtaataattgtagttttttttgtgaatccactttttcaattaaatattttcattcaatttctaatgtaacaataatgtaaaacatttttttatcctaatgtatttattttcatgattaacTAAGATCACAACAAATATAAACTGTGaatgtttgaattttgaactgtTCATGATTTTTACAAGCATTTTGAATCCTGGCaatgattttgtaatttcttttacctataatttctttcatctcatccttcttgttaaaatatttttaaaaaaatgaataaatggaaTGAAAtctaatacagaaaaattatctagtgtatttttaagatttattcatGTAATTGTGCATGTCCCAATAAAATAATCCAGaatttattgattgaaaaaatgattgatttttgaAAACGATTGTGgggaaaatgaaatttacattacattattctaatagacattttaataaaaaataatgtagcttgaaaatttccaaaatttggTATAGTGTTTACTTATTCTGAGGATCATAGTGACTGGTATTATGTTCTTTATTTAAGCATTACGATGACTATGtagtggtatatttttcatatgcgtCTAAGTGAGTTGAAACTTTATGCTTGTGTGTATGAAAAATCAGTCTTCGTGTACAGAATTGCacgaatgtttttttaaatttttttacaggaataaaacagattaaagatAAAGTGAAACAGTTTGAATTTCAAAGACTTGAAAGTAAGGTTTGTTGTTTAAAATACTCTTATTAATAGTGTAAGGTacaatcattataatattatttaatcaatgttAAGTATAagagtaagttataaaattaatgatattgtaTTTGCCTTATGAGTACATTGtcatgttttatatttacattaaatttttacaaatttgagaAAGCCTTATCTTTGTACTAACAAATAAGGAATTGTTAtctgtattctattttttataagaagCTGGTAAAATATTGCTTGACTTTCCTGgctatttttatatagaaatattcatatatctgtaaagcttaataaatttgctgCTAAGTAAAGATTTCTTTAATCTAAACACCCCTTCCATAGAGAGGTccctttaaataagaaataagtaatCTTAAAAAACGCTTTTCTGCAAAATAGATCTgcggtctataatttaaaaaaaaaaattgtagacatgtCTAGATAGCTTAAacttataaactttcaaaaaattttgaaaactatttaagttgaagaaagataaaacaaaagaacaatatatatatatcaattttaacaaatgggattaattttttgaagaacgttttttggattatttatatatacattgtaggtgaaaatttggtttaaatatttccctaaaatgtgtctaagaaaatcaaaattggttttttcgttATATACTCACCCCCGTAACAaatcttgaaaaattgaatatgatgaatgttcaatatattgaaatatttgagccaaatttgaagaaaatatgtttGGTCAATCCTTAGATATAAGATCAAAAGCAATGAGACACATATGTATGCCTATTCATATACATGCTTTttttctagatgaactagttgtataattttattaaatatgttgtttactgggttacaattaataattaacaaaatttacctATGAACACAAAAATAACAAGCATAAGGTAAACTAagcaatttgtaaaaatgtttttagaatccTTACATTTATCATCAACTATCATATAAAATTGTCAAATTATTGTTTCAGTAACAATCTATAATCATGATCAATTGATTTAGAGATTGGTTACAGTTAAGTACTTGTGCCAGcatgttattaaatgaatatataacattGTGAAACTGGAACATTTATAAAATCCAGTTGTGCGCATTAGAGTTGGCGTTCTTCTTTCCATTTCTTCATCTCATTTCAATTTGTTAAtgtggtatattttttattttaacataaaatgtgtaTTGTTAACATCAAATTAACTTCAATACAGTAACTGTAAATTATTAAcctataaacatatttattacttatagaTTCCTAACACAGTTACAACTAAATTCAAAGACCTAAACACAGGCATATAACAGAAATCTTTCAATTAATCAACTTTTTTCTGCAGCCTTATAATGCTAAACTAAAGGACCATTGATGGGATTCAAGCAAGCAAGCATAATGGATTTACAGATATGGTGTTTACCATTAATCCTCAGTTTTTTATCATGTACGTTGCGCAAAATTCCTTTGTCACTCATTGACTTTGACCAGTTATGTATATAAACGTTTATGAACCTTGCTTCAATTGTATTATCCAATTATGGTAGTATTTTTAgactatttattttgtaatgtcaGTATAAATGTTTTGTACCCatgttttactcaatttttatgtgaaatatagGTTATATGAGTTGTTGACCAAATTATAACTCaaatgttaaagaaaagaaaatgttatgttaagttaaagaaaagctcATAACTGAAGTAGACCACTGTTATTAgcagtacttttatttagatacaGTACTTTTATGATGTAACTTATTACCATTGGACAAGACTGAATAAAAACAGTcctcaaaaacatttaatatctaTTTGTGCAATTATACTGCTATAAATGTAAAATGGTAATAAAGCCATCATCAGTTTTAGcttgaaaacactttttttttctggtaccttcagtttatatttattatatcattatccTTAATTAGCATTGTATTTCTTTCTGCAGGGTCTCTTTATTGATGGAGTCATAATGAGgatatttcttttttgacaagttataataaagtaattagtttgaaataaaaagaatctttttcttatttattaaggatgatttttttttgcagacaCATACGTTGGataaagatgatgatgatgatggtgtaTTGAAATCTCATAAACATAGCCAAAgtaatttgaaagtatatttaaacaatttagtgAGACAACATCCAGAATTTGCAGAACATCTTTCTTCTCCCGGTTGGGTTACTGATTTCCATTTAGGTGATGGTCATTCTGATTCATCATTATATAGTGGTCATTTCAGTGAAGGTAGTGGATATTTTGGTGATAGTGAAGCAAGTAATAATCAAAATCAACCTCAACCTCGAAACCACCATCACCACCACCAGCAGCAGCAGCCACAACCAAAAGGGCAGCAGCCAAATTGGTATTCAACTTTACAATCTCAGGAAAATGTTCAAGAAAATAAAGTAGATAATGACAATACTTGTGGCCAATCATCAGATGGATGTGATACTTTATCACAGTACGGTTTAAAAAACAATGATCCTGAAATCAAGCTTAAAGGTCAATCCGCAGCTAAAGAAGACAGAAATCAGAAATTACTGTCTGCTCCACCAGACGGTCGATCTCAGATAAATACCGACAAACCACAAAggtttgtttcaaaaattgaaataaattcagttaatccAGCTACAGGTCAATCTGCATCATCCAATAATGATAGTTGTGCTGGAAAGCCTCCAATGGCTCCACTAAAAAAACAGCAATCACAACCACAGCATCAGGTACTATCACCACCACCACagaaaaaccagtcaaatgttgAACACACACCACTGATATTTATTGAAGATAGGAATGAATCTGTATTGCCAAATATTGTTAATCAAGAATTTAGTATGCAAACATCGAGGCAACAACAGTGTTTTTCATCACCACAACAACATTTCCATCAACATCAGCTACAACCATTTCATCATGGTCATCATCACGGTTCACATCACCATCATAATTACCATCACAAACACAGACACCATCACCATTACGGTCACCATCACAGTTCACAGCAACACCACAATCATTCCCAACGGTCACAAGCTTCTCCATCTCAGTATCCAAATAGAAATCAATCACAGGAACAACCACAGCATCTACAAAATAAACATCATGAGAATGTCCAAAACCAACCACAAACAGAGAGCAATCAAGAAGTTAATGATGTAATATATCAGAttcagcttattaaaaaaaaagccaatgaagtaaggcaaaaaataaatgattataaaggTAACAGTAGGTCcgataaagaatttatatatttggATGAAATGTTGACTAGAAATCTTATTACGTTAGACAATATAGAGACTGAAGGGAAAGAAAATGTTAGAGCTGCTAGAAAAGAGGCAATTAAATGTATACAGCAGTGTATCAGTATATTAGAATCAAAAGTTCCTCAAATGCCCGTATTGCAGACACCTTCTTCATCAAACGTTGGTGCCGATAATGAGAAATCCAATAACAAAATGGATGttgatatcaataataaaaatgcagATACCAGTAGTAATACTGATGAGAGCaagaacaataatgaaaaatgtaatgacagtgaaaaagaaaatacatcaCCAGCTAAAGAGTTGTGTGGGGATGTTCAAAAAATGGTTACAGATGAATATAACAAAgaaagcagtaataaaaatgatgaaaataacaGAATGTCTATCAATGAGGAACAACAACAGGTCCAGAAATGTAACTTCAATCTGAAGCAGAAACTTAAAAATCTACTGATAAATCATCTGCCAATGATGGTAAGAAAGACTGCCACTAATGCTTCCAATACTTGCTATgacaaccaaaattaaatattaaaatgcttttattgattttagaaaaaaaaattactgcaaaaacCTGTTGTTCAAGTAATGATGCTTATAAATGGGGTccccttaattaaaattttctgagtacgtgtatttatcaaaatgtaaagaaaaaatactatttgtagggcaaaaaattttatttattgttttttaagaattgtgttcttgattttgca of Lycorma delicatula isolate Av1 chromosome 9, ASM4794821v1, whole genome shotgun sequence contains these proteins:
- the LOC142329717 gene encoding uncharacterized protein LOC142329717; translation: MINYEGKENEVTSYWNETHTLDKDDDDDGVLKSHKHSQSNLKVYLNNLVRQHPEFAEHLSSPGWVTDFHLGDGHSDSSLYSGHFSEGSGYFGDSEASNNQNQPQPRNHHHHHQQQQPQPKGQQPNWYSTLQSQENVQENKVDNDNTCGQSSDGCDTLSQYGLKNNDPEIKLKGQSAAKEDRNQKLLSAPPDGRSQINTDKPQRFVSKIEINSVNPATGQSASSNNDSCAGKPPMAPLKKQQSQPQHQVLSPPPQKNQSNVEHTPLIFIEDRNESVLPNIVNQEFSMQTSRQQQCFSSPQQHFHQHQLQPFHHGHHHGSHHHHNYHHKHRHHHHYGHHHSSQQHHNHSQRSQASPSQYPNRNQSQEQPQHLQNKHHENVQNQPQTESNQEVNDVIYQIQLIKKKANEVRQKINDYKGNSRSDKEFIYLDEMLTRNLITLDNIETEGKENVRAARKEAIKCIQQCISILESKVPQMPVLQTPSSSNVGADNEKSNNKMDVDINNKNADTSSNTDESKNNNEKCNDSEKENTSPAKELCGDVQKMVTDEYNKESSNKNDENNRMSINEEQQQVQKCNFNLKQKLKNLLINHLPMMVRKTATNASNTCYDNQN